The proteins below are encoded in one region of Lactuca sativa cultivar Salinas chromosome 3, Lsat_Salinas_v11, whole genome shotgun sequence:
- the LOC111879757 gene encoding casparian strip membrane protein 1-like, whose translation MKAGPLQLGVAPPANRAIAILDFFLRLIAIVGTLASAIAMATTNQTLPFFSQFIRFRAKFNDLPSFTFFVVASSIVSAYLILSLGFSILHIAKSNLVNSRVLLLLLDTAAMGLLMAGSAAATAIVQLAHKGNNKVNWFAICQQYNSFCKRVSGSLIGSYAGVVVLILLILLSGVALSRR comes from the exons ATGAAGGCAGGTCCATTACAGCTTGGTGTTGCTCCACCTGCAAATAGAGCCATTGCCATACTTGACTTCTTCCTCAGGCTCATCGCCATTGTTGGAACCCTTGCTAGTGCAATCGCCATGGCTACAACCAACCAAACACTTCCATTTTTCTCTCAGTTCATCAGGTTCAGAGCCAAGTTCAACGATCTTCCTTCCTTCAC GTTTTTCGTGGTTGCAAGTTCCATAGTGAGCGCGTATCTCATTCTTTCTTTAGGGTTTTCAATCCTACACATAGCAAAGTCTAATTTGGTCAACTCTAGGGTCCTCTTGCTTTTACTTGACACG GCGGCAATGGGGTTACTTATGGCGGGTTCAGCAGCAGCAACAGCGATAGTACAGTTGGCACACAAGGGCAACAATAAGGTCAATTGGTTCGCGATCTGTCAACAATATAATTCTTTTTGCAAACGGGTATCAGGATCTTTAATCGGGTCTTATGCAGGAgttgttgttttgattctttTGATCTTGCTTTCGGGTGTAGCTCTTTCTCGTCgttga